Genomic segment of Mastomys coucha isolate ucsf_1 unplaced genomic scaffold, UCSF_Mcou_1 pScaffold5, whole genome shotgun sequence:
CACATAGGTTACCACCCTGGGATGGACAGAGGGTATATGAACCCTATACTGACTGAAACTTGAATCAAAATTGTGTCTGACCTAGGATGAGGCCTAGTGCCAGCCACATTTGTGCCAGACCTAAACTGCAACCCACAACTCCTTGGACACCTCACCAAGACCACACTGGCTTTGGCACACACACTGCATGTCCCCAGGTGTTCCCCTTGCCCCAGGCACAGGGGCACTCACGGCTCCAGCCTATAGAGGTACTGGCCATCAGGTGTGCGCTCCTGGTGGTAGGTGAGACTGTAGGCAAGCATGGTACCCACAAGGTTGGACAACTGCTGCTTCTCACGGGCGCTGTACAGCTGTGTGCTCACCTAGGGTCAAGCGGGCACAGGTGGGACCACTGAGCAATGCCTGGAGCCACCGTAGCACAAACCCCATCCTTTCCTCCATGTCCGACACTTACAGGGCGCAGCTTGGGTGCAAGGACATCCAGGAGCAAGCAGAGGGTATCCAGAACAAGAGCCTGTGGTGTGGCCCGGCTACGGGTGGCCGGTGCCATACCTGACACCAGTGTCTGTATGTGGTTCCTTGTCTGGCTCATCCGAGTCTGGGCCTAGGACAGAAAGTGAGCCAGGGCCAGGTGAGCAGAAACCCCTGGAGCCCGACCCTAAGCACAAATTTGGCAGATGACACACCTCCTGCTGGCTGCTGGGGAAAGTGATGCGTGGCACATGGCTGGAGGCGAAGAGCACGTGGAAGGCCGCAGGCAGGAAGGGCGAGTAGCGCAGCAACTGGAAGCTCTGGCCATGGTGGGCAGCCTGCTCCAGCAGGTCATCAAAGGCCAGCCAGTCAAGGGCACAGCACACGGTGCCTAGGCTAGAGTCCCGAAGCCGAAGGCGCAGAAAGTTGTCAAACAGGCCCTAAGAGGAGTGAGCAGGCCATGAACCCCTGCAGGAGTAGGTAGGCCCTGACCTCCAACCCCCCTCATCTCCCCACAGCGTGAGCATCGGCCTCAGGACCCTTTCACTAGCTCCTGCTCTGCAAAGTCCAAGGTGCAGGGATCAGATGCCAATGCCAGGGAGGGACCTGCTAGTCTAATGACGGCCCTGAGACAAGTGAAGTGGCACACGCTCCAGTCCCCACCCTTCCAGAAGTTATAGCAGAAAGCTATATCCTCAAAATTTAGGACATAGCTGTCCCAGCTTGCCTGTGCGAGTCCAGTTCCCACTGGCCACACCCCATAGGCCCTCTAAACTGCACATTTCCAGATTGTCAGTGGATTCCCAACTACTAATCCAAAGCTGCTTAGAGCTGGAAGCAGCTTAAGCCAGGCCCTCTGGGGAATAGGGGAGGCCATGTCGCTTGCTCAAGCGCATACCTCTCTACCTGCTCTCCACACCATGGGTACTCTCCAGCTAATATCTAGTCTCTTTAAGCTCAGGCCCCAGCATGTACCTCACAAGGATCTCCAGATGGTTCCCAGTTACCAGTCCAAAACTCATCCTTAGATGTGCCTTCTGTCACCTCCAACATTATTCCTTTAGTTACCTTTCTGGGCCTGAGGGTCCTTCCTCATGGCCCATCCTTAATCCTACCATCCCCTCAGATGCCTGACACCTGTACCATCCATACCCCTTACTTTGGAACCTACCCAGGACATCTGTTCAGTATCTACTCGTTTAGTACCCGTGTCGCGAGAGCTGAGGTGAGCACAGATACCTGGACAACCTTCTCATGCTCGCCCGCAGACGTGGTCACACGCAGGATGTGGTAGAAGCGCTGGGAGGCCAGGGTCAGAGAGCCCTTGTCACCATTGTTGAGCAGGAGAGCATGGGTTGGTAGCATCAGGTCCTGGCCCACGAGTCGCCTGCAAGTAGAggatgctgaggctgaggccacGCCCCGTGAAAGCAAAGGTGCTGGCAGCCGTCCTAGCCAGGCTTGGAgggaagccctggctggcctgtttTCTATCACTCTGAAGGTGCAAGAATCTCTAAGCAGAGCCATGGAGGAGCAAAAGACTCTCTCTGAACTGACTAAGGTAAGGTCAGGGTCAGGGAGGTCACCCTCTAGGCCACAGATTTAGGAGGCTCTAGCCAACTCCCCTTGGAGCAGTAACTGGGCCCCCAACCCAAGTCAGGTCCCTACCCAGAGGACACAGTGAAGCCAAACAGCTGTCCTGGAGCCCTGGAGGTGTCAGGTGGTGCCTAAGGGCTCTAGGCAACAGAGACATCCAGACCAAGGCTGGTCCACTCACACCACCCTGGCTACCTACCTCTGAGCTCTGGGTAACTGGAAGACCTCTTGCCACACAGAGAACAGTCCCTTACGCTGGTCCTTCAGGCCGACATGGGTGGTCTGCACATCCTTCATGCTCAGCTCCCGCCGGCCCCTCCCAtacagaaactggaaaagggcTGAGTAAGCCGCAGTCATTCTCGCCCCACCCCGCCCCATCCAAGCCGTGTGCCCACCTGCAGGGTGTTGATGCAGGCACGGATGTCGTTGTCGGTCTTCTCACAGAGGGCAGCCAGCGCACCCGGGTCAGAGCGCATGCCATGTTGCAGGGAGATCTAGAGGCGGGATAAGCACTAGAGTGTCTGCCCCTGCTGAGAGGACGCATGCCCAGTCTAACCCATCCTCAGAGCCAACCCTGTGTCCACAACCTGGTTCCCTGGGTGCTGGTAAACAGCCCTGTGCTGGGGACAACCAGAGAGTACAGTGCAGTTCCCATGATACTACAACCTGACAGCTCAATACAAGACAGAACCAGGGTGTTCAGAGAGGAGGAACATGGGAGGGGAGGTTGGGATAGAAGCTGCATCTCCCCCTGGAAGCTGtccccttccctgccctgccctgctgaCCTCCTGGAGCCGCTGCACCAGCCTGGAGGGCAGAGTCGGTGGGACGTGGAGCAGAAGAGCCTGCTGCTTCAGCTGCCTCAGAGAAGGTGTGAACCTGTAGGGCAGGACCCACAGTGGCCACACAAGGGACAGGCCAGGGCTAGGCCAGCGGACCCTTCTGCCTAAGAAGGCCCCGTTCCCCCACACCGCACTCACTGATCATTGCAGATGCAGATGATAGGCCTAGTCAGGAGGCCCCCCTCAGCCCTGCGTCGCCGGCCCCCTGTAGCCACAGCTGTGCCCCCTTGCTCAGCTTCCTGCGGACCCTTGCGATTCAAGATGCTCAAGAGAACGTTGATGGCCGCCTTCAGGGAGGTACAGAAGAGGTCAGTGAGCCAAAGCCCCAGTGCCGCCAGCctgcctgcccacccacccacctaggCTGCAGAGGCCCACCGTGGGGGCCCCGTCGATCTCGTCAATAACCAGGCAGTTGGGCCTCCCACCCACACCCAGCACCGACTCCATTTGCGTAGCTGCTTCAATGCGTGTCCGGAAGGCCTCGGGGCTACGGTCATCACTGGAAGAGCAAGGTCAAGAGTTACTAGGTAGCAGCCAGCATCCCAACAGGATGCTATGAGGCCCCCACAGGATGTAGCCTATCGCCAGCTTCAGTGAGCCACGAAAGACAGGTCCCTACCCCAGCCTACACATCCAGGACCCTAGCCCCACCCACCAGCCAGGGTTTGAGACCTGTCACATAGATAGGCTCAGCCTCACAGAAGCCCCGACAAGGGTCTCCTCCACTCACCTTGCATTCATCTCTACAACGCAATACCCTGCATGCCTTGCGACCACGTGTGCCAGCGTGGTCTTACCTAGTCCTGGAGGGCCACACAGCAGCGCCACCTACAGTCAAAGTGGAGGACTGACTGCCGATCCCTTAACTGTCAGGGAGCTACTGGCCAGTAGCCAGGGACTAGAAAGGTTGATCACTGTTCCCATACTCCAGCCAGCAAATGAGAACAAACACCCAGAATTCAGAGTGGGAGAAAACCCTGCCCAGGAAGCAAGCCCCCAGCATCCTGTGCTGACTTTATCTAAACCCTTAGGAGAATGGATTCAACTTGGAATTCACAACACTAGCACTTGATGCCAACCCTGATGCCACTGAACCCACAAACTCTAGAAGAGTTAAAGATGCTTtagaccctccccaccccccaaagacGATTGCAACAGCACTGGCTACCCAGAGAGCAAAGCCCTAAGCTCAGATATGTTTATATAGGCCCCAGAGGGAATCACCTTCTGCCGAGGCCTCCGGCTTGGGTCGAGCTCGGCTTCTAGCATCTCTTCCAGTACCTGCTCATGGCTTTTCCACTTGCCAGGGGCTGTGGCCTCCTTCCCAACCCGGGTGGGCTCTACACCGGGTCTGGGCTTCCGGGCAGGCCTCTCATGGCCAAACACCACAAGGTCCCATAGCTTCAGCCACTTGAGGAGGCATCGGTTGGTAAACTGTAAGAACAAAGCCTAAGAGAAGGGCCCTGTCAAGCCCACATGTTCAACACAGAAAGCAATCCTGAGGCTCAAGAAGGCCTGGGCCCTGGTCATCAACAAGTTCACTGAGGCCTCCAGCCTCTGAGACCCCATGCTGACCCCAGGATAACCCAGCATCAACTGAGGATGAGCAAGAGCAGGTTAGGACAGTGTTTcctaacctgtgggtcacgaccccctTAGGAGTCAATGAatctttcacagaggtcacctaaggcCACTGGAAgaaacagacatttacattatgattcctaacagtagcaagattacaattatgaagcaataatgaaaataatttcactgttgggggtcaccacaacaagagaaactatattaaagggtcatagcattaggaaggttgagaacccctgggCTAGGTCATCCAGACCTCTAAAAAGCCCACAGCAAGTCACTAGTCAACTAGCAGTTTTGTGCTGACTCGGTTTCCCCATTTAGCACTCAGTTTCAACATCATCCTTAGCACCCAATGGCCCATCAACACAAACATCACCTAGACCCTGGCCCTTTCCTCTTGCTGATAAGGCAAGCCAGTCACACTTGAGTGAGAATAGGAGCTCACATCATCGCTGAGCAGTTCCGTGTAGTGCTGGGGTGCAAACTCATCCACCCAGAGGCAGTGCTGAGTAGCGTCCTGGCCAGGGGCTGGCTCCTCCGTAGGGGGAGCCTCCTCCCCTTCAGACCTGAGGCTGAAGAGAAGCAAGTCCTGATTCACTACAGAGGGATCACAGTGACTATGCCCACCATATACACCAAAACCGACAGGGGTCCCCCAGGGGTTCCTGGGGTGGAAAATGTTCGAGTCACCTATGCAGAGTGTCCGAAAGCTGTTGGGCCTCCTCGAGCAGTTGTTGCCGTCTCTATAACAAAGAGGATAGCCTGGGGTCTGGACAAGTCCAGCCCACGCCTGACTCAACCCACACACCCTCCCCACTCCACTAAACTTACCTTGCTGTCAACTTGCTCCTTCAGGGAGGCAAAGGGGACACCCAGCAGGTCCAGCTGGCCATGGCCTCGCCATTGGACATCCAGAAGAGGGTTCTGGCAAGACAGATCTGTCATCTCTACAACCCTCCCAGGTCATGGGGGCACCCACAAGAGCCCTTTCTTCcagaaagaaatggagggagagagatgaaacCTTGCCTAATCAAAGAGGAGATGGATGCGGCTCTCAGATGGGCCAGGTCCAAGGGAGGTCAGCTTTAGGGTCAGGGAacgggaaaagaaaaacagaaagctaatATATAGGGTACAAAGTGGCACTCTAAGGCCACTTACCCCCCAAAATGGCACTGCTGTTTCCAACACTAGACCACCTGGACGTGCCTGTTTCTAGCAATTCAGACAGGTGAAACTGGCCTGAGAACCTGCTGAGAGCCCATTGGCTTCATAAAAGAGCCAACGCCATGACAAACACCATGCTGTAGTCACACACCTGCACCCCAGTGCCTGTGAGGTCAGCCCGAAGCACCAAAAAGGCCCGCTCTCCACAAGTGGATGTCACATTGACGTAATCCTCTAAGACAGGAGGCCGTCTCAGAACCGGATTGCGGGGACTTGGCAATGCCTGCGTGAGGTCTTTGTCGGCACTAGCATCTGAGGGCCTAGGAGGGACAAGCATCTCCAGTCACTCTCAATGGGATGCCTGGACCCACACTCACTTTTCCTGCCCTCCCATAGACATCCACCTCCAGAACCTCATCCAGGGACAGGCAGCTTTCCAAGGCAGAATTACATGCCCTTAAACAACACACCCAGCATCCCACATCTCAGGGAAGACCTCTGGACTCGGTGGGGGAGTGATGTCCCCAGGAGGGGAATCGGGATACAAAAGCTCCTCCATATCTGGCTCGAAGTTCAGCCTCTTCACCACGTCCAACCTGGGTCGTTTGACCATGGGGCctgcagaaagagagggagaacgAGGAGGAAGAATAGAAAACTGATCCTCAGAATTCCCCGACCTTAAGTGCCAATCCCCAATCGGACATACTGGAAGGCGCGGGCTGGTCCCTACGAACATTCTTTCTGGTATTGCGGCTGTCATTTCCTGGCGACTGAGCAGGGAAGGGACGCGAGACAGTGTCCCTACCAGCGATGGCCTCTTCGAAGGTTAGCGGGGGGCGGCTCGTCGGAGTCTTGAGGGTTCCAGAAGGAGCCACGTCCCGTGTTCCTGCTGAAACAGAGGTTGACAGCAGCAATACACATCAAGAAGTGAACTCCCAGCCGCTACCTATCCCATCCACACAGCCCTCCATGCTGTAGCAGGGTGCAACCACGACCTGGTCGTGGGACCCGCGCCCACCTTCCAGCTCAGCCAGAACTTCGAGCTCGGCCGCGAACTGGTTTTGGAAGTCATCCTCTACACCATACAGATCTTCCTCGTAGTCTTCCATGGAGCCAGACCACAGCTCCCACAACTAAGCGTCCCTCAGAACTTCCCGCGCCGCAGCCACCGCGCGCCACCCCTCCCAGAGAGCCTCCGGCACCGCCAATCAACAGCCGGCGTTCCCAGAGGCTGGCCATTGGCCAGCGAAGAGGGGCGGGTCTTCACACCCAGAGAGCGGGAGGAGAGAAGTAATAGTTCAGTGGTTGAAGTGGAGGACCAAGAACGCTTTCAATTGGCCTGTACAGTAATCCTTTCGTACGGGAGGCGGGGAAATAGGTGGGACTAAGAAGGTGCGTGCGCAGACCATTCGGGAAAGACCGTCCCATTCTTCGGTGGGCGGAGCTCCAGGCCCGGAATGCCATTGGCCAGTATGAACATCCATTAACAAGGTGGAATGGGCAGAGTGAAAAGGCGGAGCTGCGCGCCATCCAGGCCAAGACCTGGTTCCTACTATAGGGAAACAAGATTGGATGCAAGTCTGGGAAGTGACATCCTGGTCCCTTGGCCCTGTTGCAGGTAAGTCCTAAAGGGTCTGCCTGTAGTCACAGGCTGATGGGAGGCAACTTAGGGAGAGCTTGCAGTCCTGGGTGGTCCGAGCCAATCAGGACACCGCAACCCGTGTCCTCTTCCTTGTCCATAACCTAGCTTGAAGTGTGTAGGCGTGAACGGACAATCAGGCTGCTTATTCCACGTCAGGTCAGGGAGAGCTCCCTCACCCTGAGTCCATGGCAAGTCAGAATCTCCTGACCTTGGTCAGACTCCCATTCCGGAGCTGACACCCCTGGCCCGGCCCCTTGTGGAAGGCATAAAGGTTTCCAGCAGGTGCTGGCCCCAGTAAGTGTGCACAATACTTGAGGTCCAGGTCAGGCACCCTCCCACCCCAGGCTCACTCCCACCTGCGTGCAGCCCCACCATGGAGCCTGGCAGCATGGAAAATCTGTCCATCGTGTACCAGAGCAGCGACTTCCTGGTGGTGAACAAGCACTGGGACCTGCGCATTGATAGCAAGACCTGGCGGGAGACCCTGACCCTACAGAAGCAGCTCCGACACCACTTCCCAGAGCTGGCTGACCCTGACACCTGCTATGGGTTCAGGTACACAGCCAACACAGAGAGCCCCACTACAGCATCCTTCCAAAGGATGCTGGGACACTGGACTCTGCCACAAAGGTGCTAACCAGAACACCACAGGGTCCAGCCACTGCTGTTctgtcctttcccaggttctgCCACCAGTTGGACTTCTCCACCAGTGGGGCACTGTGTGTGGCCCTGAATAAAGCAGCTGCGGGCAGCGCTTATAAATGCTTCAAGGAACGGCGAGTCACCAAAGCCTACCTGGCACTGGTAAGTCCTGGCGAGTTCCTGGGATGCTGTGTGGAGACCCAAGGCTCACAGCCTACTCCAGCAAGCCCCTCTAATTCAAGCTCCAGGCCAGGCTTATGTGCCTACCTAGAGCTCAGCCACATCCTTCTCAGAGATGGCAGTGTGGCCCAGTGAGCTATACGTGATGTCCTTGCTCGACAGGTCCGAGGCCATGTCCAGGAAAGCCAAGTGACGATCAACTATGCCATTGGCAGGAATAGCACAGAGGGGCGGACACACACCATGTGCATCGAGGGTACTCATGGTAATAGTGGTTTGTTGTGGGGGCTGTGGGCAGGTCCCCAAACCCTGCATGGATGGGGACAGCCAGACAGGTGTAGATTGCAGTTCACTCAGGCTCTAGGACTGGCCTGGCTGACCCTGACACTTACCTTTTCATCTAGGTTGTGAGAACCCAAAGCCAAGTCTCACAGAGCTGCTGGTCCTGGAACATGGGCTATATGCTGGTGACCCTGTGTCCAAAGTGCTGCTGAAGCCACTGACAGGTGTGTCTAGGGTAGTCATACAAGTAAGGACCTTAAAGTGTAGGCATTGCGGCCTGCCTGGGTCTATACCAGGTGTGAGGGCAGAGCCAATAACAAGATCGTTACTGATGGTTGCATGTACCCTGGCTGTCAAACTCATCTCTCTAGCTAGATCAAGTGTCTCCCTGGCTGTGCCCTCACGGCCCACCCCAGACCAGTCTCTTGTCCTGAGCCCACTATCTGATTTGTAGCAAGGAATAGAATGAATCCTGTACCAAGGGCCTGTCCCACCgtgctctgccctgccctgttCCTCCCTGCTTAGTGGCACAGATCCACAAAGCAGCTACTCAGGAGAGATTcgttctgttctttccttttcttttgtttctttttttctttcctctctgtgtagccttagctgccttggaacttactctgtagaccaggctggcctcaaactccacctgcctctgcctctgcctctccaggaattaaaggtgtgtcccatgAAGGGATTCATTTGGTAGCATAGACACATATTTCTAGCACTctaagagatagaggcaggtcAGAAGTTCATGTCTATCCTTAGCTatgtgagactctgcctcaaaaaaaaaaaaaaaggaaaggggacagtgaggtggctcagcaggtgacaGTGCcttccaccaagcctgacaacctgagtttgagtcccagaccaacatggtagaaggagagaagagactctTAGATGTGTCTTCTGAGTGGTGAAAtgatggcacttgcctttaatccagcactgtggaggcagagacaggcagatctctgtgaattcgaggcccatctggtctatggagtgagttccaagacagccagggctagtttgaggccagcctggtctacagagtaagttccaggacagccaaggctgcacagtgaaaaaaaaaaaacaaaacaaaacaaaaaaacccaactctgtctcaaaaaagaaaaaaaagttgtcttctgacttatTTTGACAGTGTAGCATCAAGGAGGCACATACaggaacacaacacacacacacgaaattaAAATGTACTCTAAAagcttttaaagagagaaagaagagttaGGGGTACAGTTGCCTGTAAAATGCTTGctagtatgcacaaggccctgggttcgtcCCTCACCACTGTAACACACCACAGAAAGCCAAGGGGCTGCCAGGAGACCCTAAAGCCAACCCAGAGAACTTGCTGGAAACTGTAAGAAAGAGCAAGGGATGTGACAAAGAATAGTTCCTCTCAGCCTGACCTCCCATCCCTGACTCCACAGGCCGGACACACCAGCTTCGTGTACACTGCAGTGCCCTTGGCCACCCTATCGTGGGTGACCTGACTTATGGCCAGGCTGAGGGCCAGGAGGACCACCCTTTCCGCATGATGCTGCACGCCTTCTACCTACGCATCCCCACACAGGCTGAGTGCGTTGAGGCCTGTACACCT
This window contains:
- the Chtf18 gene encoding chromosome transmission fidelity protein 18 homolog isoform X4, which encodes MEDYEEDLYGVEDDFQNQFAAELEVLAELEGTRDVAPSGTLKTPTSRPPLTFEEAIAGRDTVSRPFPAQSPGNDSRNTRKNVRRDQPAPSSPMVKRPRLDVVKRLNFEPDMEELLYPDSPPGDITPPPSPEVFPEMWDAGPSDASADKDLTQALPSPRNPVLRRPPVLEDYVNVTSTCGERAFLVLRADLTGTGVQNPLLDVQWRGHGQLDLLGVPFASLKEQVDSKRRQQLLEEAQQLSDTLHSLRSEGEEAPPTEEPAPGQDATQHCLWVDEFAPQHYTELLSDDFTNRCLLKWLKLWDLVVFGHERPARKPRPGVEPTRVGKEATAPGKWKSHEQVLEEMLEAELDPSRRPRQKVALLCGPPGLGKTTLAHVVARHAGYCVVEMNASDDRSPEAFRTRIEAATQMESVLGVGGRPNCLVIDEIDGAPTAAINVLLSILNRKGPQEAEQGGTAVATGGRRRRAEGGLLTRPIICICNDQFTPSLRQLKQQALLLHVPPTLPSRLVQRLQEISLQHGMRSDPGALAALCEKTDNDIRACINTLQFLYGRGRRELSMKDVQTTHVGLKDQRKGLFSVWQEVFQLPRAQRRLVGQDLMLPTHALLLNNGDKGSLTLASQRFYHILRVTTSAGEHEKVVQGLFDNFLRLRLRDSSLGTVCCALDWLAFDDLLEQAAHHGQSFQLLRYSPFLPAAFHVLFASSHVPRITFPSSQQEAQTRMSQTRNHIQTLVSGMAPATRSRATPQALVLDTLCLLLDVLAPKLRPVSTQLYSAREKQQLSNLVGTMLAYSLTYHQERTPDGQYLYRLEPNVEEVCRFPELPARKPLTYQAKQLIAREIEMEKMRRGEALAWAGGGPQVDQGPSGPASLRTDSGERGARQPAPRNHEQRLEHIMKKAAVQEQPERDFFGRVVIRKVAVPSREVEAPQKDTDEWRMGVAVGRSEVWFRFNEGVSNAVRRSLYIRDLL
- the Chtf18 gene encoding chromosome transmission fidelity protein 18 homolog isoform X2, whose protein sequence is MEDYEEDLYGVEDDFQNQFAAELEVLAELEGTRDVAPSGTLKTPTSRPPLTFEEAIAGRDTVSRPFPAQSPGNDSRNTRKNVRRDQPAPSSPMVKRPRLDVVKRLNFEPDMEELLYPDSPPGDITPPPSPEVFPEMWDAGPSDASADKDLTQALPSPRNPVLRRPPVLEDYVNVTSTCGERAFLVLRADLTGTGVQNPLLDVQWRGHGQLDLLGVPFASLKEQVDSKRRQQLLEEAQQLSDTLHSLRSEGEEAPPTEEPAPGQDATQHCLWVDEFAPQHYTELLSDDALFLQFTNRCLLKWLKLWDLVVFGHERPARKPRPGVEPTRVGKEATAPGKWKSHEQVLEEMLEAELDPSRRPRQKVALLCGPPGLGKTTLAHVVARHAGYCVVEMNASDDRSPEAFRTRIEAATQMESVLGVGGRPNCLVIDEIDGAPTAAINVLLSILNRKGPQEAEQGGTAVATGGRRRRAEGGLLTRPIICICNDQFTPSLRQLKQQALLLHVPPTLPSRLVQRLQEISLQHGMRSDPGALAALCEKTDNDIRACINTLQFLYGRGRRELSMKDVQTTHVGLKDQRKGLFSVWQEVFQLPRAQRRLVGQDLMLPTHALLLNNGDKGSLTLASQRFYHILRVTTSAGEHEKVVQGLFDNFLRLRLRDSSLGTVCCALDWLAFDDLLEQAAHHGQSFQLLRYSPFLPAAFHVLFASSHVPRITFPSSQQEAQTRMSQTRNHIQTLVSGMAPATRSRATPQALVLDTLCLLLDVLAPKLRPVSTQLYSAREKQQLSNLVGTMLAYSLTYHQERTPDGQYLYRLEPNVEEVCRFPELPARKPLTYQAKQLIAREIEMEKMRRGEALAWAGGGPQVDQGPSGPASLRTDSGERGARQPAPRNHEQRLEHIMKKAAVQEQPERDFFGRVVIRKVAVPSREVEAPQKDTDEWRMGVAVGRSEVWFRFNEGVSNAVRRSLYIRDLL
- the Chtf18 gene encoding chromosome transmission fidelity protein 18 homolog isoform X1, which produces MEDYEEDLYGVEDDFQNQFAAELEVLAELEAGTRDVAPSGTLKTPTSRPPLTFEEAIAGRDTVSRPFPAQSPGNDSRNTRKNVRRDQPAPSSPMVKRPRLDVVKRLNFEPDMEELLYPDSPPGDITPPPSPEVFPEMWDAGPSDASADKDLTQALPSPRNPVLRRPPVLEDYVNVTSTCGERAFLVLRADLTGTGVQNPLLDVQWRGHGQLDLLGVPFASLKEQVDSKRRQQLLEEAQQLSDTLHSLRSEGEEAPPTEEPAPGQDATQHCLWVDEFAPQHYTELLSDDALFLQFTNRCLLKWLKLWDLVVFGHERPARKPRPGVEPTRVGKEATAPGKWKSHEQVLEEMLEAELDPSRRPRQKVALLCGPPGLGKTTLAHVVARHAGYCVVEMNASDDRSPEAFRTRIEAATQMESVLGVGGRPNCLVIDEIDGAPTAAINVLLSILNRKGPQEAEQGGTAVATGGRRRRAEGGLLTRPIICICNDQFTPSLRQLKQQALLLHVPPTLPSRLVQRLQEISLQHGMRSDPGALAALCEKTDNDIRACINTLQFLYGRGRRELSMKDVQTTHVGLKDQRKGLFSVWQEVFQLPRAQRRLVGQDLMLPTHALLLNNGDKGSLTLASQRFYHILRVTTSAGEHEKVVQGLFDNFLRLRLRDSSLGTVCCALDWLAFDDLLEQAAHHGQSFQLLRYSPFLPAAFHVLFASSHVPRITFPSSQQEAQTRMSQTRNHIQTLVSGMAPATRSRATPQALVLDTLCLLLDVLAPKLRPVSTQLYSAREKQQLSNLVGTMLAYSLTYHQERTPDGQYLYRLEPNVEEVCRFPELPARKPLTYQAKQLIAREIEMEKMRRGEALAWAGGGPQVDQGPSGPASLRTDSGERGARQPAPRNHEQRLEHIMKKAAVQEQPERDFFGRVVIRKVAVPSREVEAPQKDTDEWRMGVAVGRSEVWFRFNEGVSNAVRRSLYIRDLL
- the Chtf18 gene encoding chromosome transmission fidelity protein 18 homolog isoform X3 translates to MEDYEEDLYGVEDDFQNQFAAELEVLAELEAGTRDVAPSGTLKTPTSRPPLTFEEAIAGRDTVSRPFPAQSPGNDSRNTRKNVRRDQPAPSSPMVKRPRLDVVKRLNFEPDMEELLYPDSPPGDITPPPSPEVFPEMWDAGPSDASADKDLTQALPSPRNPVLRRPPVLEDYVNVTSTCGERAFLVLRADLTGTGVQNPLLDVQWRGHGQLDLLGVPFASLKEQVDSKRRQQLLEEAQQLSDTLHSLRSEGEEAPPTEEPAPGQDATQHCLWVDEFAPQHYTELLSDDFTNRCLLKWLKLWDLVVFGHERPARKPRPGVEPTRVGKEATAPGKWKSHEQVLEEMLEAELDPSRRPRQKVALLCGPPGLGKTTLAHVVARHAGYCVVEMNASDDRSPEAFRTRIEAATQMESVLGVGGRPNCLVIDEIDGAPTAAINVLLSILNRKGPQEAEQGGTAVATGGRRRRAEGGLLTRPIICICNDQFTPSLRQLKQQALLLHVPPTLPSRLVQRLQEISLQHGMRSDPGALAALCEKTDNDIRACINTLQFLYGRGRRELSMKDVQTTHVGLKDQRKGLFSVWQEVFQLPRAQRRLVGQDLMLPTHALLLNNGDKGSLTLASQRFYHILRVTTSAGEHEKVVQGLFDNFLRLRLRDSSLGTVCCALDWLAFDDLLEQAAHHGQSFQLLRYSPFLPAAFHVLFASSHVPRITFPSSQQEAQTRMSQTRNHIQTLVSGMAPATRSRATPQALVLDTLCLLLDVLAPKLRPVSTQLYSAREKQQLSNLVGTMLAYSLTYHQERTPDGQYLYRLEPNVEEVCRFPELPARKPLTYQAKQLIAREIEMEKMRRGEALAWAGGGPQVDQGPSGPASLRTDSGERGARQPAPRNHEQRLEHIMKKAAVQEQPERDFFGRVVIRKVAVPSREVEAPQKDTDEWRMGVAVGRSEVWFRFNEGVSNAVRRSLYIRDLL
- the Rpusd1 gene encoding RNA pseudouridylate synthase domain-containing protein 1 isoform X1, which translates into the protein MGRVKRRSCAPSRPRPGSYYRETRLDASLGSDILVPWPCCSPTMEPGSMENLSIVYQSSDFLVVNKHWDLRIDSKTWRETLTLQKQLRHHFPELADPDTCYGFRFCHQLDFSTSGALCVALNKAAAGSAYKCFKERRVTKAYLALVRGHVQESQVTINYAIGRNSTEGRTHTMCIEGTHGCENPKPSLTELLVLEHGLYAGDPVSKVLLKPLTGRTHQLRVHCSALGHPIVGDLTYGQAEGQEDHPFRMMLHAFYLRIPTQAECVEACTPDPFLPALDACWSPNTCVQPLEQLIQALRTDPDPDPMGGGPRPCSPSTPQPRPGRPPPETEAQRASCLQWLSEWTLEPDN
- the Rpusd1 gene encoding RNA pseudouridylate synthase domain-containing protein 1 isoform X3, giving the protein MGRVKRRSCAPSRPRPGSYYRETRLDASLGSDILVPWPCCRFCHQLDFSTSGALCVALNKAAAGSAYKCFKERRVTKAYLALVRGHVQESQVTINYAIGRNSTEGRTHTMCIEGTHGCENPKPSLTELLVLEHGLYAGDPVSKVLLKPLTGRTHQLRVHCSALGHPIVGDLTYGQAEGQEDHPFRMMLHAFYLRIPTQAECVEACTPDPFLPALDACWSPNTCVQPLEQLIQALRTDPDPDPMGGGPRPCSPSTPQPRPGRPPPETEAQRASCLQWLSEWTLEPDN
- the Rpusd1 gene encoding RNA pseudouridylate synthase domain-containing protein 1 isoform X2, yielding MQVWEVTSWSLGPVAGSLPPACSPTMEPGSMENLSIVYQSSDFLVVNKHWDLRIDSKTWRETLTLQKQLRHHFPELADPDTCYGFRFCHQLDFSTSGALCVALNKAAAGSAYKCFKERRVTKAYLALVRGHVQESQVTINYAIGRNSTEGRTHTMCIEGTHGCENPKPSLTELLVLEHGLYAGDPVSKVLLKPLTGRTHQLRVHCSALGHPIVGDLTYGQAEGQEDHPFRMMLHAFYLRIPTQAECVEACTPDPFLPALDACWSPNTCVQPLEQLIQALRTDPDPDPMGGGPRPCSPSTPQPRPGRPPPETEAQRASCLQWLSEWTLEPDN